The following are from one region of the Oncorhynchus masou masou isolate Uvic2021 chromosome 24, UVic_Omas_1.1, whole genome shotgun sequence genome:
- the LOC135513100 gene encoding interferon regulatory factor 4-like isoform X1: MNPDSDYGMSTVSCGNGKLRSWLIEQVDTGKYAGLVWENDDKSIFRIPWKHAGKQDYNRDEDAALFKAWALFKGKFREGIDKPDPPTWKTRLRCALNKSNDFEELVEKSQLDISDPYKVYRIIPEGAKRHFLLSGSKQEDGGSPQTPPSYPMHPSYPALQTQMSGYMSSAERGWMRDYLPEQTSLPELPYAQCSYPSRSLPWAQGPSMDNGYQITGSFYTYPTDGQPSPFTLDTSMRSAEALSDMRLHVSVFYRDSLWREVTTSSPEGCRITPCSPDDKLYSPTGGPDLVPLPLDSLPALGRGEECPPSPPGGTLERGVLLWMAPDGLYARRLCQERVFWEGGLSPYGDKPNKLEREHTCKLLHTQDYFAELQGYALHGRPSPRLQVLLSFGDECLDPQRQRRTLTVQVEPMFARQLLCYTQHQQTSGHYYRSYDLSLPGVTEHSMTPALTEDYQRVITHHHSNTLQD, from the exons ATGAATCCGGATTCGGACTACGGCATGTCTACAGTGAGCTGTGGAAACGGGAAGCTCCGTTCGTGGCTGATCGAGCAGGTTGACACCGGGAAGTACGCAGGCCTCGTGTGGGAGAACGACGACAAGAGCATCTTCAGGATACCGTGGAAGCACGCAGGCAAGCAGGACTACAACCGGGACGAGGATGCCGCTCTCTTCAAG GCTTGGGCGCTGTTTAAGGGCAAGTTTCGCGAGGGCATCGACAAACCTGACCCGCCAACGTGGAAGACGCGCCTGCGGTGCGCACTCAACAAAAGTAACGACTTCGAAGAGCTCGTGGAAAAGAGTCAACTGGACATCTCAGACCCCTACAAAGTCTACCGGATCATACCCGAGGGCGCCAAGAGAC ATTTCTTGCTATCAGGATCCAAACAAGAGGATGGTGGAAGCCCGCAGACTCCCCCGAGCTATCCCATGCACCCCTCCTACCCCGCCCTACAGACTCAG ATGTCTGGGTACATGTCCAGTGCAGAGCGAGGCTGGATGAGGGACTATCTTCCAGAGCAGACCTCGCTCCCTGAGCTGCCCTATGCCCAGTGTTCCTACCCCTCACGCAGCCTACCCTGGGCCCAGGGCCCCAGCATGGACAACG GGTACCAGATCACAGGGTCCTTCTACACCTACCCTACTGATGGCCAGCCCTCCCCCTTCACACTGGACACCAGCATGAGATCAGCCGAGGCACTCTCAG aTATGCGGTTACATGTGTCAGTGTTCTACCGGGACTCATTGTGGAGGGAGGTGACCACCTCTAGTCCTGAAGGCTGTCGCATCACTCCCTGCTCCCCAGATGACAAGCTCTATTCCCCCACTGGAGGTCCAGACCTGGTGCCCCTACCCCTGGACAGCCTCCCAgccctggggaggggggaggagtgcCCCCCCAGCCCCCCTGGTGGTACCCTGGAGAGGGGCGTGCTGCTATGGATGGCCCCAGATGGCCTCTACGCTCGGCGGCTGTGCCAGGAGAGAGTGTTCTGGGAGGGAGGGTTATCGCCCTACGGAGATAAACCCAACAAactggagagagaacacacctgtaaactactgcaTACACAGGACTACTTTGCAG AGCTGCAGGGCTATGCCCTCCACGGCCGGCCCTCTCCACGTCTCCAGGTGCTGCTGAGTTTTGGAGACGAGTGTCTGGacccacagagacagaggaggacccTCACTGTACAG GTGGAGCCCATGTTTGCCAGGCAACTCCTATGCTACACCCAGCACCAGCAGACCAGCGGACACTACTACCGCAGCTACGACCTCTCCCTCCCAGGGGTCACGGAACACAGCATGACACCTGCTTTAACCGAGGACTACCAGAGGGTCATCACgcatcaccatagcaacaccctgCAGGACTGA
- the LOC135513100 gene encoding interferon regulatory factor 4-like isoform X2, which translates to MNPDSDYGMSTVSCGNGKLRSWLIEQVDTGKYAGLVWENDDKSIFRIPWKHAGKQDYNRDEDAALFKAWALFKGKFREGIDKPDPPTWKTRLRCALNKSNDFEELVEKSQLDISDPYKVYRIIPEGAKRRSKQEDGGSPQTPPSYPMHPSYPALQTQMSGYMSSAERGWMRDYLPEQTSLPELPYAQCSYPSRSLPWAQGPSMDNGYQITGSFYTYPTDGQPSPFTLDTSMRSAEALSDMRLHVSVFYRDSLWREVTTSSPEGCRITPCSPDDKLYSPTGGPDLVPLPLDSLPALGRGEECPPSPPGGTLERGVLLWMAPDGLYARRLCQERVFWEGGLSPYGDKPNKLEREHTCKLLHTQDYFAELQGYALHGRPSPRLQVLLSFGDECLDPQRQRRTLTVQVEPMFARQLLCYTQHQQTSGHYYRSYDLSLPGVTEHSMTPALTEDYQRVITHHHSNTLQD; encoded by the exons ATGAATCCGGATTCGGACTACGGCATGTCTACAGTGAGCTGTGGAAACGGGAAGCTCCGTTCGTGGCTGATCGAGCAGGTTGACACCGGGAAGTACGCAGGCCTCGTGTGGGAGAACGACGACAAGAGCATCTTCAGGATACCGTGGAAGCACGCAGGCAAGCAGGACTACAACCGGGACGAGGATGCCGCTCTCTTCAAG GCTTGGGCGCTGTTTAAGGGCAAGTTTCGCGAGGGCATCGACAAACCTGACCCGCCAACGTGGAAGACGCGCCTGCGGTGCGCACTCAACAAAAGTAACGACTTCGAAGAGCTCGTGGAAAAGAGTCAACTGGACATCTCAGACCCCTACAAAGTCTACCGGATCATACCCGAGGGCGCCAAGAGAC GATCCAAACAAGAGGATGGTGGAAGCCCGCAGACTCCCCCGAGCTATCCCATGCACCCCTCCTACCCCGCCCTACAGACTCAG ATGTCTGGGTACATGTCCAGTGCAGAGCGAGGCTGGATGAGGGACTATCTTCCAGAGCAGACCTCGCTCCCTGAGCTGCCCTATGCCCAGTGTTCCTACCCCTCACGCAGCCTACCCTGGGCCCAGGGCCCCAGCATGGACAACG GGTACCAGATCACAGGGTCCTTCTACACCTACCCTACTGATGGCCAGCCCTCCCCCTTCACACTGGACACCAGCATGAGATCAGCCGAGGCACTCTCAG aTATGCGGTTACATGTGTCAGTGTTCTACCGGGACTCATTGTGGAGGGAGGTGACCACCTCTAGTCCTGAAGGCTGTCGCATCACTCCCTGCTCCCCAGATGACAAGCTCTATTCCCCCACTGGAGGTCCAGACCTGGTGCCCCTACCCCTGGACAGCCTCCCAgccctggggaggggggaggagtgcCCCCCCAGCCCCCCTGGTGGTACCCTGGAGAGGGGCGTGCTGCTATGGATGGCCCCAGATGGCCTCTACGCTCGGCGGCTGTGCCAGGAGAGAGTGTTCTGGGAGGGAGGGTTATCGCCCTACGGAGATAAACCCAACAAactggagagagaacacacctgtaaactactgcaTACACAGGACTACTTTGCAG AGCTGCAGGGCTATGCCCTCCACGGCCGGCCCTCTCCACGTCTCCAGGTGCTGCTGAGTTTTGGAGACGAGTGTCTGGacccacagagacagaggaggacccTCACTGTACAG GTGGAGCCCATGTTTGCCAGGCAACTCCTATGCTACACCCAGCACCAGCAGACCAGCGGACACTACTACCGCAGCTACGACCTCTCCCTCCCAGGGGTCACGGAACACAGCATGACACCTGCTTTAACCGAGGACTACCAGAGGGTCATCACgcatcaccatagcaacaccctgCAGGACTGA